The Stenotrophomonas rhizophila genome has a window encoding:
- a CDS encoding response regulator, with translation MNAARVLLAEDGSAMGRQLRGLLAEQFEVIGLVQDGASLVKAAQSMLPDVVVTDIAMPELNGLEAARRLRVQRPVLGVVFITVHAEPQMVDQAMALGPCSYVLKSDAGDDLAMAVQAALRGERFLSHSL, from the coding sequence ATGAATGCTGCCCGTGTGCTGCTTGCCGAAGACGGCTCCGCCATGGGCCGGCAACTGCGTGGCCTGCTTGCCGAACAGTTCGAGGTGATCGGCCTGGTCCAGGACGGCGCCTCGCTGGTCAAGGCGGCGCAGTCGATGCTGCCCGACGTGGTGGTGACCGACATCGCCATGCCCGAGCTCAACGGCCTGGAAGCGGCGCGGCGGCTGCGCGTGCAGCGGCCGGTACTGGGCGTGGTGTTCATCACCGTGCATGCCGAGCCGCAGATGGTGGACCAGGCCATGGCCCTGGGACCGTGCAGTTACGTGCTGAAGTCCGACGCGGGCGATGACCTGGCCATGGCCGTGCAGGCCGCATTGCGCGGCGAACGCTTCCTCTCGCACTCGCTGTAG
- a CDS encoding response regulator: MQVSYSPAECRYRRVVLADDHRVVAQGIEHLLEGRFDSIELVSSGEELVEAVRRDPPDVVVADISMPGLTGIQALRRMREEGYEMPVVFLTMHDESSMAAEAIRAGARGYVLKSAAGEELVRALAGVMGGHTYVTPTLAADAITNAGRQQYVLTDKQLRILEYVARGLRSKQIAYELGVSVRTIESHKYAIMQELGVHGTLELVRKAEHEGLIRH, encoded by the coding sequence ATGCAGGTTTCGTATTCGCCGGCGGAGTGCCGGTATCGCAGGGTAGTGCTGGCCGACGACCACCGCGTGGTGGCGCAGGGCATCGAGCATCTGCTGGAAGGCCGGTTCGATTCGATCGAGCTGGTGTCCTCGGGTGAGGAGCTTGTCGAGGCCGTGCGTCGGGATCCTCCCGACGTGGTGGTGGCCGACATCAGCATGCCTGGCCTCACCGGCATCCAGGCGCTGCGGCGGATGCGGGAGGAGGGCTACGAAATGCCGGTGGTGTTCCTCACCATGCATGACGAGTCGAGCATGGCGGCCGAAGCGATCCGTGCCGGCGCGCGCGGGTATGTGCTCAAGAGCGCGGCGGGCGAGGAACTGGTGCGGGCCCTGGCCGGCGTGATGGGCGGGCACACCTATGTCACCCCGACGCTGGCCGCAGATGCCATCACCAATGCGGGCCGACAGCAGTACGTGCTGACCGACAAGCAGCTGCGCATCCTGGAGTACGTCGCGCGCGGGCTGCGTTCCAAGCAGATCGCTTACGAACTTGGGGTGTCGGTGCGCACGATCGAATCGCACAAGTACGCGATCATGCAGGAGCTCGGCGTGCACGGCACGCTGGAACTGGTGCGCAAGGCCGAACACGAAGGCCTGATCCGGCACTGA
- a CDS encoding AraC family transcriptional regulator — translation MSPYSRFVVDGFDADALLGVVRDTRFEQRLLAAGHFRACVQRLVFPEFSLDSGAYTLPIFASGSFSQGMIALALAVTCAQPMWANGRWIEAGQIMVFAEDSELNVRPSPGGWQWAVMLIPRTVLQREAVQRVGRELRLPRVGWYSRAAAPTDARNLREGVFTVLQDAAGWQGIVPPEQLERQASTLLGVFIDAVAASDGGPERRGLGSCNERRRDAIVRQAEAYLKLQLDNPYDSRALSRHLGVGERQLERLFRDAYGHGPCHWHQLARLNLARSALRHARGSVGVTEVATRFGFAHLGRFSVMYRDVFGESPRDTLRG, via the coding sequence ATGTCCCCCTACAGCCGTTTTGTCGTTGACGGCTTTGATGCGGACGCCCTGCTGGGGGTGGTGCGCGATACCCGCTTCGAACAGCGGCTGCTGGCTGCCGGCCACTTCCGCGCCTGCGTGCAGCGCCTGGTCTTTCCCGAGTTCAGTCTGGACAGCGGCGCCTACACGCTGCCGATCTTTGCCAGTGGCAGCTTCAGCCAGGGCATGATCGCGCTGGCCCTGGCCGTCACGTGCGCGCAACCGATGTGGGCCAACGGACGCTGGATCGAGGCGGGCCAGATCATGGTGTTTGCCGAGGACAGCGAGTTGAACGTGCGCCCCAGTCCTGGGGGGTGGCAATGGGCCGTGATGCTCATTCCGCGCACCGTGCTGCAGCGCGAAGCGGTGCAGCGGGTCGGGCGCGAACTGCGGCTGCCCCGGGTGGGCTGGTACAGCCGCGCGGCGGCCCCCACGGACGCGCGCAACCTGCGCGAAGGGGTGTTCACGGTGCTCCAGGACGCCGCCGGTTGGCAGGGGATCGTTCCGCCCGAGCAGCTGGAGAGGCAGGCATCCACCCTGCTCGGGGTGTTCATCGATGCCGTGGCGGCCTCCGATGGCGGACCCGAACGGCGGGGGTTGGGCAGCTGCAACGAGCGCCGCCGCGACGCCATCGTGCGCCAGGCCGAGGCCTACCTGAAGTTGCAGCTGGACAATCCCTATGACAGCCGGGCGCTGTCCCGGCACCTGGGCGTGGGCGAACGCCAGCTGGAGCGTCTGTTTCGTGATGCTTACGGACATGGCCCGTGCCATTGGCACCAGCTGGCGCGGTTGAACCTGGCCCGCAGTGCCCTGCGGCATGCCCGGGGCTCGGTCGGGGTGACCGAGGTGGCGACGCGTTTTGGCTTTGCGCATCTGGGGCGGTTCTCGGTGATGTACCGCGACGTGTTCGGCGAAAGCCCCCGGGATACCCTGCGTGGCTGA
- a CDS encoding sensor histidine kinase yields the protein MLPLLLGCMLGQWLPTLAPNPQLHVLWIPGPVLLGWLLFTPRSQWRGCILAACAGTVLSLLLVPLSALPRLLASLGEFAMVAMVAWLLLRWRGERAALEDYRDLTLFLLLACVLLPLCGAWWYVLALGGRGPALAPATMRELALTSSVSYLLIVPALVNVARILEAPERRHGWHWQTLGLALLLLGLLVVLWTVDWQDGVVTPLLTLAPIPLLVWALIVFGIAGASLTMVVVAVLGMQLGLEAMGPFGFWTPARNLLTGQAWTLCTGFALLFLGALSEQKLSNRIKLQRAYARLGEVTGRMLVVQEEERTRIARDLHDDVNQSLAAISIRLSTLRNHIPPSERPSVVELQDQLLSVSNDIRAISHELHPSILRFTGLASALDAFCIKRNARGRLRLRCSIEDAPRLNDEQELSLFRIVQEAVNNVDKHARASVADVLVCVRGQNVVLRVDDDGVGILASHLRRTPGLGLISMEERARLLAGTLHVGTSPLGGARIEVRFPLRDAAPRGPAGQ from the coding sequence GTGCTCCCGCTCCTGCTCGGCTGCATGCTCGGCCAGTGGCTGCCCACGCTTGCCCCCAACCCGCAGCTGCATGTGCTGTGGATACCCGGCCCGGTACTGCTGGGCTGGTTGCTGTTCACACCGCGCAGCCAATGGCGCGGGTGCATCCTCGCCGCCTGCGCCGGCACCGTGCTGTCGTTGCTGCTGGTGCCGCTGTCGGCACTGCCGCGCCTGCTGGCCAGCCTGGGCGAGTTCGCCATGGTGGCAATGGTGGCGTGGCTGCTGCTGCGCTGGCGCGGCGAGCGCGCTGCGCTGGAGGACTACCGCGACCTGACCCTGTTCCTGCTGCTGGCCTGTGTGCTGCTGCCCCTGTGCGGGGCGTGGTGGTACGTGCTGGCACTGGGTGGACGCGGTCCTGCGCTGGCGCCCGCCACGATGCGCGAGTTGGCCCTCACCAGCAGCGTCAGTTACCTGCTGATCGTGCCGGCCCTGGTCAACGTGGCCCGCATCCTTGAAGCGCCCGAGCGCCGCCACGGCTGGCATTGGCAGACGCTGGGCCTGGCCCTGCTGCTGCTGGGCCTGCTGGTGGTGCTGTGGACGGTGGATTGGCAGGACGGTGTGGTCACCCCGCTGCTCACCCTGGCGCCGATTCCGCTGCTGGTCTGGGCACTGATCGTGTTTGGCATCGCGGGGGCATCCTTGACCATGGTGGTCGTGGCGGTGCTGGGGATGCAGCTGGGCCTGGAAGCGATGGGACCGTTCGGCTTCTGGACGCCCGCGCGCAACCTGCTCACCGGCCAGGCTTGGACCCTGTGCACGGGGTTCGCACTGCTGTTCCTGGGCGCACTTTCCGAGCAGAAGCTGTCCAACCGGATAAAACTGCAGCGTGCGTACGCGCGCCTGGGCGAGGTCACCGGGAGGATGCTGGTGGTGCAGGAAGAGGAACGCACCCGGATCGCGCGCGACCTGCATGACGACGTCAACCAGTCGCTGGCCGCGATCTCGATCCGGCTCAGCACCCTGCGCAACCACATCCCGCCTTCCGAGCGCCCCAGCGTGGTTGAACTGCAGGACCAGCTGTTGTCGGTGTCCAACGACATCCGCGCCATCTCGCACGAACTGCACCCCAGCATCCTGCGCTTCACCGGGCTGGCAAGTGCGCTGGATGCGTTCTGCATCAAGCGCAACGCACGCGGACGGCTGCGGCTGCGCTGCAGCATCGAGGACGCGCCACGCCTGAACGACGAACAGGAGCTGAGCCTGTTCCGGATCGTCCAGGAAGCAGTCAACAACGTGGACAAACACGCGCGCGCCAGCGTGGCCGACGTACTGGTGTGCGTGCGTGGGCAGAACGTGGTGCTGCGGGTGGATGACGATGGCGTGGGCATCCTGGCCAGCCACCTGCGGCGCACGCCCGGGCTGGGCCTGATCAGCATGGAAGAACGCGCACGCCTGCTGGCTGGCACCCTGCACGTGGGCACCAGCCCGCTCGGCGGTGCGCGGATTGAGGTGCGCTTTCCCCTGCGCGATGCCGCGCCGCGTGGTCCGGCCGGCCAGTAG
- a CDS encoding acid phosphatase, whose amino-acid sequence MPALRKAPWLSFVLLAGCATGPLTSPAPALIPSALPPQPAPVPELRPGVPAGYLGRALPDSLVLLPPPPAKGSPGFARDQATSRASQKLKSSPRYALASRDADLRFPQVASTFSCALGVPISQQDTPRLYLLLQRSLVDAGLATYAAKDHYKRTRPFVFYKEKTCFPADEASLRTDGSYPSGHTSIGWAWALLLSELSPAQADAVLARGRAFGENRLICNAHWQSDVLQGRAVGAGAVAVLHANETFNADMRAARAEIDSLRGSGVVAQDCEAEATALKVKIPGVE is encoded by the coding sequence ATGCCCGCTCTTCGCAAGGCGCCCTGGCTGTCCTTCGTGCTGTTGGCCGGGTGCGCCACCGGTCCACTGACCAGCCCGGCACCGGCACTGATCCCCTCCGCACTGCCGCCGCAGCCTGCACCCGTTCCGGAGCTGCGCCCGGGCGTGCCCGCCGGCTACCTGGGACGTGCGCTGCCCGACAGCCTGGTGTTGCTGCCGCCGCCTCCCGCCAAGGGCTCGCCCGGGTTTGCCCGTGACCAGGCGACCAGCCGGGCATCGCAGAAGTTGAAATCCAGTCCGCGCTACGCACTGGCCAGTCGCGATGCCGACCTGCGCTTCCCGCAGGTGGCCAGCACGTTTTCCTGCGCGCTGGGGGTGCCGATCAGCCAGCAGGATACGCCGCGCCTTTACCTGCTGCTGCAACGCAGCCTCGTCGATGCGGGCCTGGCCACGTACGCGGCCAAGGACCATTACAAGCGCACACGGCCATTCGTGTTCTACAAAGAGAAGACCTGCTTCCCGGCCGACGAAGCCTCGCTGCGCACCGACGGCTCCTATCCTTCCGGGCATACCTCGATCGGCTGGGCCTGGGCACTGCTGCTGAGCGAGCTTAGCCCGGCCCAGGCCGATGCCGTGCTCGCCCGCGGCCGAGCATTCGGCGAGAACCGGCTGATCTGCAACGCGCACTGGCAAAGCGATGTGCTGCAGGGGCGTGCGGTCGGCGCTGGCGCCGTCGCGGTGCTGCACGCCAATGAAACCTTCAACGCGGATATGAGGGCAGCCCGTGCCGAGATCGACAGCCTGCGCGGCAGCGGCGTGGTGGCCCAGGACTGCGAGGCCGAGGCGACGGCATTGAAGGTGAAGATTCCCGGCGTGGAGTAA
- a CDS encoding OsmC family protein, translated as MAQVRIVSDGPNYRHQIQAGAHHVVADEPATLGGQGAGMAPFELYLAALSACTAITLRMYAEKKGWDLGEFRAELSSSRDADNRLLVHRVLHASGALDDAQWQRLLDVVERTPVTLVMREGAVITSERAAG; from the coding sequence ATGGCACAGGTCAGGATTGTTTCCGACGGCCCCAACTACCGGCACCAGATCCAGGCCGGTGCACACCACGTGGTGGCCGATGAGCCGGCCACGCTGGGCGGACAGGGCGCGGGCATGGCGCCGTTCGAGCTGTACCTGGCGGCGCTGTCGGCCTGCACGGCCATCACCCTGCGCATGTATGCGGAGAAGAAGGGCTGGGACCTCGGCGAGTTCCGCGCCGAACTGTCCTCCTCCCGCGACGCCGACAACCGCCTGCTGGTCCACCGGGTGCTGCATGCCAGCGGTGCGCTTGATGACGCGCAGTGGCAACGGTTGCTGGACGTCGTGGAACGGACGCCGGTGACCCTGGTGATGCGCGAAGGTGCGGTGATCACCAGCGAGCGGGCTGCCGGCTGA
- a CDS encoding helix-turn-helix domain-containing protein, with product MADGEVQEIHGTALRQHDLASLSGVLRVCELEMVLLDDNGPRASIQSQVHDESLFCTVTCGFHFRGRFVLPPEWCLLGFIHETDPSRSWCHGVSLDAGTALTVFPEGASEFAFSAGSRFSFLLTPMQRVQRKLTELSLRSNLPFGQALSLFDAGASGCGLAGRYAQLPAWLGGADPALPADAAALLLHEHVQALLAAQGQSRAANSRARHAHYLISQRAESFMRQNLRRNIYMHEICAAAGVSERALRYAFEDLFGTSPNRYLSMLRLCAACRGLSMADATRKSVKAVALSCGLWDLSRFADNYRRVFGELPRDTLMRAPASAGIPA from the coding sequence ATGGCCGATGGTGAAGTGCAGGAGATTCACGGTACCGCGTTACGCCAGCATGACCTGGCGTCATTAAGCGGTGTGCTTCGGGTCTGCGAACTGGAAATGGTGCTGCTGGACGACAACGGGCCGCGCGCATCGATCCAGTCGCAGGTGCATGATGAATCGCTGTTCTGCACGGTCACCTGCGGTTTCCACTTCCGCGGACGCTTCGTGTTGCCGCCGGAATGGTGCCTGCTCGGTTTCATCCACGAGACCGACCCATCGCGAAGCTGGTGCCACGGCGTGAGCCTGGACGCGGGTACGGCATTGACGGTGTTTCCCGAAGGCGCCAGTGAATTCGCGTTCAGTGCCGGCAGCCGTTTCAGCTTCCTGCTTACGCCCATGCAGCGGGTGCAGCGCAAACTCACCGAACTCAGCCTGCGTTCGAACCTGCCTTTCGGGCAGGCACTGTCGCTGTTCGATGCGGGCGCCAGCGGTTGCGGGCTTGCCGGGCGCTACGCGCAGCTTCCCGCATGGCTTGGCGGCGCGGATCCGGCCCTGCCTGCTGACGCTGCTGCGCTGCTGCTGCACGAGCACGTGCAGGCGTTGCTCGCGGCCCAGGGCCAGAGCCGGGCGGCCAATTCCCGTGCGCGCCACGCGCACTATCTGATCTCACAGCGCGCCGAATCCTTCATGCGGCAGAATCTGCGGCGCAACATCTACATGCACGAAATCTGCGCCGCAGCGGGCGTGAGCGAGCGTGCCCTGCGCTATGCCTTCGAGGACCTGTTCGGCACCTCGCCCAACCGGTACCTGTCGATGCTGCGGCTGTGCGCCGCATGCCGCGGCCTGTCGATGGCCGACGCCACCCGCAAGTCGGTCAAGGCGGTGGCGCTCAGCTGTGGCCTGTGGGATCTGTCGCGGTTCGCCGACAACTATCGGCGCGTGTTCGGTGAGCTGCCCCGGGACACCCTGATGCGTGCGCCTGCCTCGGCGGGCATCCCGGCCTGA
- a CDS encoding AAA family ATPase, producing the protein MAAPLQLLHPRPPPMTLVLYAPASHLAALLEARLPVGMRVHWQDSAAPPGALDVHRRSGPCVVLLDYLRGAAQASSELARRLQRSHPDLPLVAVGSTSSKEEDGIVAAVRAGLRDILDLEASTAEIDAVLRRAAALPADVPDLPAPGAAKARLILLLGVRAGVGTSTLATHLGVMAQQLAVPRAGEDDATCTLLVDLGHPAGDAALYLNVDSQFHYDDALRHANRIDANLVRTVVTRHEGGLHLLGQPASGDGGTLADPAVLMQRLRGVFRTVLCDLGGVPVRQVPRSLLNGADEIWLVADPAIGTLVSLDQVLKHLDAIGSRDARLQLVINRHHQGGGLGPAQIADRFGLPLLATLPCCERLRTSANHGHLLLHDAPRAPYLRALAPLLARLCPAAPPARPHTPLETLMRFLDSRQWKRK; encoded by the coding sequence ATGGCCGCTCCCCTCCAGCTGCTGCACCCCAGGCCGCCACCGATGACCCTCGTCCTCTACGCCCCGGCCAGCCACCTGGCCGCCCTGCTCGAAGCCCGGCTCCCGGTCGGGATGCGCGTGCACTGGCAGGACAGTGCCGCGCCGCCGGGTGCGCTCGACGTTCATCGTCGCAGCGGCCCCTGCGTGGTGCTGCTGGATTATCTGCGCGGGGCCGCCCAGGCCTCCAGCGAGCTGGCCAGGCGGCTCCAGCGCAGTCATCCCGACCTGCCGCTGGTCGCGGTCGGGTCGACCTCGTCGAAGGAGGAAGATGGCATTGTCGCGGCAGTACGGGCGGGCCTGCGCGACATTCTCGACCTGGAAGCGAGCACCGCCGAGATCGACGCCGTGCTGCGCCGCGCCGCCGCCCTGCCTGCCGATGTTCCCGACCTGCCTGCGCCGGGCGCCGCGAAGGCCCGGCTGATCCTGCTGCTGGGCGTACGCGCCGGGGTCGGCACCAGCACGCTGGCCACCCATCTGGGGGTGATGGCGCAACAGCTCGCCGTGCCCCGCGCCGGAGAGGACGACGCCACGTGCACCCTGCTGGTCGATCTCGGCCATCCGGCCGGCGATGCCGCGCTGTACCTCAACGTGGACAGCCAGTTCCACTACGACGATGCGCTTCGCCATGCCAATCGCATCGACGCCAACCTGGTCCGCACGGTGGTGACCCGGCACGAAGGCGGACTTCACCTGCTGGGACAGCCGGCAAGCGGAGATGGCGGTACCCTTGCCGATCCAGCCGTACTGATGCAGCGCCTGCGCGGCGTGTTCCGCACGGTGCTGTGCGACCTGGGTGGTGTTCCGGTCCGCCAGGTTCCCCGCTCCCTCCTCAACGGTGCCGACGAAATCTGGCTCGTCGCCGACCCGGCGATCGGCACCCTGGTCTCACTCGACCAGGTGTTGAAGCACCTGGACGCCATCGGCAGCCGCGACGCGCGCCTGCAGTTGGTCATCAACCGCCACCACCAGGGCGGCGGACTGGGCCCGGCCCAGATCGCTGACCGGTTCGGCCTGCCGCTGCTGGCTACCCTGCCCTGCTGCGAACGCTTGCGTACCAGCGCCAACCATGGGCACCTGCTGTTGCACGATGCCCCCCGCGCGCCCTACCTGCGCGCGCTCGCGCCCTTGCTGGCGCGCCTGTGCCCTGCCGCGCCGCCTGCGCGGCCGCACACCCCGCTGGAAACCCTCATGCGCTTCCTGGACAGCCGTCAATGGAAAAGAAAGTAG
- a CDS encoding CpaF family protein yields MEKKVVPLGPVAAHADSVPADPAADPRVPFAQSEDFLRVLAAAHEHLLNSIEDGQVDIDAWSPVTVARYVTTQTDRFVQEWRIPVNAAEMEIVAAALVKELTGFGPLDDLLRDPAIDAILINGYRDIHVSQAGQLVPINQRFTDDDHLLRILRRILAPLGRRLDEECPIVAVRLPAGGHLNAIIPPLALDGPVVSIRKFRRTPFTCDELLRMGTFDPAVHALLNAMVLGRCNILVCGTADSGKTALLNAMAGCIPADERIATVEEVAELTLKHPHVVRLESRAAGTDGQGAVGIRELMRSSLGMRPDRILVGELRGAEVIEMLQAMATGHDGSMATVRASSARDCLQRLEILAGLAGFQGSEDNVRRQVASAVDFVVHVQRLGSGRRVVASISEVTGISDSAIGTRELFHHELQIDADGREQDRWVGIDLQPRSSKLEAFRRQLRQARGSRS; encoded by the coding sequence ATGGAAAAGAAAGTAGTCCCGCTCGGCCCGGTCGCTGCGCATGCGGATTCCGTGCCCGCGGATCCGGCAGCGGACCCACGGGTGCCGTTCGCGCAGTCCGAGGACTTTCTGCGGGTGCTGGCCGCTGCCCATGAGCACCTGCTCAACAGCATCGAGGATGGCCAGGTCGACATCGACGCCTGGTCGCCGGTCACGGTAGCCCGCTACGTAACCACCCAGACCGACCGGTTTGTGCAGGAATGGCGCATCCCGGTCAATGCCGCCGAAATGGAAATCGTGGCAGCCGCGCTGGTCAAGGAACTGACCGGCTTCGGCCCCTTGGATGACCTGCTGCGCGACCCCGCCATCGATGCCATCCTCATCAACGGCTACCGGGATATCCATGTCTCCCAGGCCGGACAGCTGGTGCCGATCAACCAGCGTTTCACCGATGATGACCACCTGCTGCGGATCCTGCGCCGCATCCTGGCCCCGCTGGGGCGCCGGCTGGACGAAGAGTGCCCGATCGTGGCCGTGCGCCTGCCCGCTGGTGGCCATCTCAACGCGATCATCCCGCCGCTGGCGCTGGATGGCCCGGTGGTCTCCATCCGCAAGTTCCGCAGGACCCCGTTCACCTGTGACGAGCTGCTGCGCATGGGCACGTTCGATCCTGCCGTGCATGCGCTGTTGAACGCCATGGTTTTGGGCCGCTGCAACATCCTCGTCTGCGGCACCGCCGATTCGGGGAAAACCGCGCTGCTCAACGCCATGGCCGGATGCATTCCGGCCGACGAACGCATCGCCACCGTCGAGGAGGTTGCCGAACTGACCCTCAAGCACCCCCATGTCGTGCGCCTGGAAAGCCGCGCAGCGGGCACGGACGGCCAGGGCGCGGTCGGCATCCGCGAGCTGATGCGCAGCAGCCTGGGCATGCGCCCCGACCGGATCCTGGTGGGTGAACTGCGCGGCGCCGAGGTCATCGAGATGCTGCAGGCGATGGCGACCGGGCACGATGGCTCCATGGCCACTGTGCGCGCCAGCTCCGCGCGCGACTGCCTGCAACGGCTGGAGATCCTGGCAGGACTCGCGGGCTTCCAGGGCAGCGAAGACAACGTGCGTCGTCAGGTCGCCAGTGCGGTTGATTTCGTGGTGCATGTCCAGCGGCTGGGCAGCGGTCGCCGCGTGGTGGCGTCGATCAGCGAGGTGACCGGCATCAGCGACAGCGCCATCGGCACCCGCGAACTGTTCCATCACGAACTGCAGATCGATGCCGATGGCCGCGAGCAGGACCGCTGGGTCGGGATCGACCTCCAACCCCGCTCCAGCAAGCTTGAGGCGTTCCGACGGCAGCTGCGCCAGGCACGGGGCAGCCGTTCCTGA
- a CDS encoding SapC family protein — MTAETTTPPAAPAQASGPLFYRQPLPLQSDKHANWRLRPGSLAFAAETNAIPAVIGEFGMAAQHFPILFTGQDASPIVAVGLARRNLFVTDGKWADDTYAPAYLRRYPFVFVQAEDDNFLLALDADSEQVNQGVSDEGEPLFVDGKATELVDNAMKFCADFTREYEQTRQFSAALKEQDLLVERSIDVTLPSGEKMSVNGFHVVDVEKFAKLPDAIVLAWHRNGWLASIHHHLSSLARFNALVQRQSAQVAAAA; from the coding sequence ATGACTGCTGAAACGACTACTCCGCCGGCCGCTCCGGCCCAGGCTTCCGGTCCGCTGTTCTACCGCCAGCCGCTGCCGCTGCAATCGGACAAGCACGCCAACTGGCGCCTGCGTCCGGGTTCGCTGGCGTTTGCCGCCGAGACCAACGCCATTCCGGCGGTGATCGGCGAATTCGGCATGGCCGCCCAGCATTTCCCCATCCTGTTCACCGGCCAGGATGCCTCGCCGATCGTGGCCGTGGGCCTGGCCCGCCGCAACCTGTTCGTGACCGACGGCAAGTGGGCCGATGACACCTACGCCCCGGCCTACCTGCGCCGCTATCCGTTCGTGTTCGTGCAGGCCGAGGACGATAATTTCCTGCTGGCGCTGGATGCCGATTCGGAACAGGTCAACCAGGGCGTCAGCGACGAAGGCGAGCCGCTGTTCGTTGATGGCAAGGCGACCGAACTGGTCGACAATGCCATGAAGTTCTGCGCTGATTTCACCCGCGAATACGAGCAGACCCGCCAGTTCAGTGCCGCGCTGAAGGAACAGGACCTGCTGGTCGAGCGCAGCATCGACGTGACCCTGCCCAGCGGTGAGAAGATGTCGGTGAACGGCTTCCACGTGGTGGACGTCGAGAAGTTCGCCAAGCTGCCCGACGCCATCGTCCTCGCCTGGCATCGCAACGGCTGGCTGGCCTCGATCCACCACCACCTGAGCTCGCTGGCGCGCTTCAACGCGTTGGTGCAGCGCCAGAGCGCGCAGGTCGCTGCCGCGGCCTGA
- a CDS encoding M949_RS01915 family surface polysaccharide biosynthesis protein, with the protein MHDPACPPHLFRLLNPALIGAACLALAGCAEQGPAAAVHELTLLPEPVATAAPLPGGDNVLRRVHFRDRHGEGLLVLERSDETHEDADSGDVLEVAVLTAQLHARLDPRGAWSKQWQRQIRQPCAGLDLEAGWFLEHVGVTDLDGDGQAEITLASHTFCGGGIDPHQLHISLIDGGTGYGIEGETRVSLPGEEPFGGEHHGSANLATAPAAFVQHLEALWSTLRAQPITM; encoded by the coding sequence ATGCACGATCCCGCCTGCCCGCCCCACCTGTTCCGCCTGCTCAACCCTGCGCTGATAGGGGCCGCCTGCCTGGCACTGGCTGGCTGTGCCGAGCAGGGGCCGGCTGCGGCGGTGCACGAACTGACCCTCCTTCCCGAACCGGTGGCCACTGCCGCGCCGCTACCGGGGGGCGACAACGTGCTTCGGCGTGTGCATTTCCGCGACCGCCACGGGGAAGGCCTGCTGGTGCTGGAGCGAAGTGACGAAACCCATGAGGATGCCGACAGCGGCGACGTGCTCGAGGTCGCGGTGCTGACCGCGCAGCTGCATGCCCGGTTGGACCCGCGCGGGGCCTGGAGCAAGCAATGGCAGCGTCAGATCCGCCAGCCCTGCGCCGGACTGGACCTGGAAGCGGGCTGGTTCCTGGAGCACGTGGGCGTGACCGACCTGGATGGCGATGGCCAGGCGGAGATCACGTTGGCCAGCCACACGTTCTGTGGGGGCGGCATCGACCCGCACCAGCTGCACATCAGCCTGATAGACGGCGGCACCGGCTACGGAATCGAAGGTGAAACGCGGGTGTCGCTGCCCGGGGAGGAGCCCTTCGGCGGCGAACACCACGGCAGCGCGAACCTGGCGACCGCGCCGGCAGCGTTCGTGCAGCACCTGGAGGCGCTGTGGTCGACGCTGCGCGCTCAGCCGATCACGATGTAA
- a CDS encoding DUF1543 domain-containing protein produces the protein MLHVFMLGGRHARARIEVHDVAFANVERIEDAYPQLRRDWFGEAKGLHVDGWLAVDGVEDYRVAFVDAAPAADEPRLFFVNLGGYVPGALGEAHDYLLLVAPDLAAARRKAKALQDARWDKPHTDALLEVDDCIAIDQVGGRHVQLVRAAHAGIEQVSDYIVIG, from the coding sequence GTGCTGCACGTGTTCATGCTGGGGGGGCGTCATGCCCGCGCGCGGATCGAAGTCCATGACGTGGCCTTCGCCAACGTTGAACGCATCGAGGATGCGTATCCGCAGCTGCGCCGGGACTGGTTTGGCGAGGCCAAGGGGCTGCATGTCGATGGCTGGCTGGCCGTCGATGGGGTCGAGGACTATCGGGTAGCGTTTGTCGACGCCGCCCCGGCGGCGGACGAGCCGCGGCTGTTCTTCGTCAATCTGGGTGGCTATGTGCCCGGCGCACTGGGCGAGGCGCATGATTACCTGCTGCTGGTCGCGCCCGATCTGGCGGCGGCCCGGCGCAAGGCCAAGGCGCTGCAGGATGCGCGCTGGGACAAGCCGCATACCGACGCGTTGCTGGAGGTGGATGACTGCATCGCCATCGACCAGGTGGGTGGCCGCCATGTACAGCTGGTGCGCGCTGCGCATGCGGGCATCGAACAGGTCAGCGATTACATCGTGATCGGCTGA